One segment of Streptomyces sp. NA02950 DNA contains the following:
- a CDS encoding menaquinone biosynthesis decarboxylase: protein MAYDDLRSFLRALDREGDLTRVKAEVDPYLEIGEIVDRVNKAGGPALLFENVKGSSMPLAMNVYGTDRRLLKALGLRSYDEISEKIGGLVKPELPQGFGGLREAFGKLGAMAHVPPRKVKEAPVQEVVLTGDDVDLEALPALFTWPEDGGSFFNLGLTHTKHPETGVRNLGLYRLQRHDRRTIGMHWQIHKDSRNHYQVAARRGEKLPVAIAFGAPPAVTYASTAPLPGDIDEYLFAGFVQGRRIEMVDCKTVPLQVPANAEVVIEGWLEPGKTLPEGPFGDHTGFYTPQEPFPALTIDCVTMRRRPLLQSIVVGRPPTEDGPLGRATERFFLPLLKIVVPDIVDYHLPESGGFHNCAIVSIDKKYPKHAQKVMHAIWGAHMMSLTKLIVVVDADCDVHNLHEVSWRALGNTDYARDLTVVEGPVDHLDHSSYQQFWGGKAGIDATAKWPEEGYTRDGGWPRMVESDPATSDRVTRRWKEYGL, encoded by the coding sequence ATGGCTTATGACGATCTTCGTTCCTTTCTGCGGGCGCTGGACAGAGAAGGCGACCTCACGCGGGTCAAGGCCGAAGTCGACCCGTACCTGGAGATCGGCGAGATCGTCGACAGGGTCAACAAGGCGGGCGGCCCCGCCCTGCTGTTCGAGAACGTCAAGGGCTCGTCGATGCCGCTGGCGATGAACGTCTACGGCACCGACCGCCGGTTGCTGAAAGCCCTCGGGCTGCGCTCCTACGACGAGATCAGCGAGAAGATCGGCGGGCTGGTCAAACCCGAGCTGCCACAGGGCTTCGGCGGGCTGCGCGAGGCGTTCGGGAAGCTGGGCGCCATGGCGCACGTACCGCCGAGGAAGGTCAAGGAGGCGCCCGTCCAGGAGGTCGTCCTCACCGGTGACGACGTCGATCTGGAGGCGCTTCCGGCGCTGTTCACCTGGCCCGAGGACGGCGGTTCGTTCTTCAACCTGGGCCTGACGCACACCAAGCACCCGGAGACCGGGGTACGCAACCTCGGCCTCTACCGCCTCCAGCGCCATGACCGCCGCACGATCGGCATGCACTGGCAGATCCACAAGGACAGCCGCAACCACTACCAAGTGGCCGCCAGGCGGGGCGAGAAGCTGCCCGTCGCCATCGCCTTCGGCGCACCGCCCGCGGTGACGTACGCCTCCACCGCCCCGCTCCCCGGCGACATCGACGAGTACCTCTTCGCCGGATTCGTCCAGGGCAGGCGGATCGAGATGGTCGACTGCAAGACGGTGCCGCTCCAGGTCCCGGCCAACGCCGAGGTGGTCATCGAAGGATGGCTGGAGCCGGGGAAGACGCTGCCGGAGGGCCCGTTCGGCGACCACACCGGCTTCTACACCCCGCAGGAGCCGTTCCCGGCGCTGACCATCGACTGTGTGACGATGCGCAGGCGGCCGCTGTTGCAGTCGATCGTGGTGGGTCGGCCGCCGACCGAGGACGGCCCGCTGGGCCGGGCCACCGAGCGGTTCTTCCTCCCGCTGCTCAAGATCGTCGTCCCGGACATCGTGGACTACCACCTCCCCGAGTCCGGCGGCTTCCACAACTGCGCGATCGTCTCGATCGACAAGAAGTACCCCAAGCACGCCCAGAAGGTGATGCACGCCATCTGGGGCGCCCACATGATGTCGCTCACCAAGCTGATCGTGGTGGTCGACGCCGACTGTGATGTGCACAACCTCCACGAGGTGTCCTGGCGCGCGCTGGGGAACACGGACTACGCGCGCGACCTCACCGTCGTCGAGGGCCCGGTCGACCATCTCGACCACTCCTCGTACCAGCAGTTCTGGGGCGGCAAGGCGGGGATCGACGCCACCGCGAAATGGCCCGAGGAGGGCTATACGCGCGACGGCGGCTGGCCCCGGATGGTCGAGTCCGATCCCGCGACATCCGACCGGGTGACGCGTCGTTGGAAGGAGTACGGGCTGTGA
- a CDS encoding PLD nuclease N-terminal domain-containing protein: MLRVLMILVPLALSIYAFIDCITTDEQDIRYIPKPIWAILVLLFPVVGSVSWLIAGRKRAVGGGRRDGVRSGSRGGGDGWVAPDDNPEFLKSLGENKGQGGLDGLEEAAQDGRDGGGGGDDGRDGPKDEEVLRSWEADLRRREEELRRRGDGPEDTPPAAGS, from the coding sequence ATGCTCCGGGTGCTGATGATCCTGGTGCCGCTGGCACTCAGCATCTATGCGTTCATCGACTGCATCACCACCGACGAGCAGGACATCCGCTACATCCCCAAGCCGATCTGGGCCATTCTGGTGCTGCTGTTCCCGGTCGTCGGTTCGGTCTCCTGGCTGATCGCGGGCCGCAAGCGCGCGGTGGGCGGCGGGCGCCGGGACGGTGTCCGGAGCGGCTCGCGCGGCGGTGGCGACGGCTGGGTCGCGCCGGACGACAATCCCGAGTTCCTGAAGTCCCTGGGGGAGAACAAGGGGCAGGGCGGGCTGGACGGGCTGGAGGAGGCCGCTCAGGACGGCCGGGACGGCGGCGGCGGTGGCGACGACGGCCGCGACGGTCCGAAGGACGAGGAAGTGCTGCGGAGCTGGGAGGCGGATCTGCGCCGCCGCGAGGAGGAGCTGCGCCGCCGGGGCGATGGCCCCGAGGACACCCCGCCGGCCGCCGGGTCCTGA
- the ccsB gene encoding c-type cytochrome biogenesis protein CcsB encodes MNLAAEVNETLAHYSNVLIYSAMAVYTLAFLAHIAEWVFGSRSAVGRTAAAITTEADASSRAQVTVQLGGNTAEKGGTAVLERPKVVTRSAAGSRDVPDGPGAAGGTEQGDVYGRIAVGLTVLALLFHAAGVLARALSVQRAPWGNMYEFSTTFAMVAVATYLTLLALKKNVRWIGLPLVTTVLLDLGLAVSVLYTDSDQLVPALHSYWLWIHVSCAIVSGASLYIGAVSTLLYLFRDRYEARLEDPKGKQFGRFASSVLERVPSAASLDKFAYRINATIFPLWTFTIIAGAIWAEAAWGRYWGWDPKEVWSFITWVAYACYLHARATAGWKGRKAAYLALIAFGCYLFNYYGVNIFVTGKHSYAGV; translated from the coding sequence GTGAACCTCGCCGCCGAAGTCAACGAGACACTGGCGCACTACAGCAATGTGCTGATCTATTCGGCGATGGCGGTCTACACCCTCGCCTTCCTCGCCCATATCGCCGAGTGGGTGTTCGGCAGCCGCAGCGCCGTCGGCCGCACCGCCGCCGCGATCACCACCGAAGCGGACGCCTCCTCCCGTGCCCAGGTCACCGTCCAGCTCGGCGGGAACACCGCCGAGAAGGGCGGCACCGCCGTACTGGAGCGGCCCAAGGTGGTCACCCGCTCCGCCGCGGGCAGCCGTGACGTCCCGGACGGGCCGGGCGCCGCCGGAGGCACCGAACAGGGCGATGTGTACGGGCGGATCGCGGTGGGTCTGACCGTGCTGGCCCTCCTCTTTCACGCCGCCGGTGTCCTCGCCCGCGCCCTGTCGGTGCAGCGTGCCCCCTGGGGCAACATGTACGAGTTCTCCACGACCTTCGCCATGGTCGCGGTCGCCACGTACCTCACGCTGCTGGCGCTGAAGAAGAACGTGCGCTGGATCGGACTGCCTCTGGTCACCACGGTCCTCCTCGACCTCGGTCTCGCCGTCTCTGTCCTTTACACCGACAGCGACCAGTTGGTTCCCGCCCTGCACTCCTACTGGCTGTGGATCCACGTCAGCTGCGCCATCGTCTCCGGCGCCTCGCTGTACATCGGCGCCGTCTCCACGCTGCTCTACCTCTTCCGCGACCGGTACGAAGCGCGGCTCGAGGACCCCAAGGGGAAGCAGTTCGGCCGGTTCGCCTCCTCCGTCCTGGAGCGGGTGCCCTCGGCGGCGTCCCTGGACAAGTTCGCGTACCGGATCAACGCCACGATCTTCCCGCTGTGGACCTTCACGATCATCGCGGGCGCGATCTGGGCCGAGGCCGCCTGGGGCCGTTACTGGGGCTGGGACCCCAAGGAGGTCTGGTCCTTCATCACCTGGGTCGCCTACGCCTGTTATCTGCACGCCCGGGCCACCGCGGGCTGGAAGGGCCGCAAGGCCGCGTACCTCGCGCTGATCGCCTTCGGCTGCTACCTGTTCAACTACTACGGGGTGAACATCTTCGTCACCGGCAAGCACTCCTACGCCGGAGTCTGA
- a CDS encoding cytochrome c biogenesis protein ResB, producing MSTTDTDTAADKAAGAGAEESELGAAGSQLSTAPSEEIALPSLGLLGWARWFWRQLTSMRVALLLLFLLSLGAIPGSLIPQTSIDVLKVQAFKDKHPTLTPIYEKLQLFHVYSSVWFSAIYLLLFISLIGCIVPRTWQFIGQLRGRPPGAPRRLTRLPAYTTWRTDAEPEQVLRAARRIMKGRRFRTESSDDAVAAEKGYLREVGNLLFHIALIVLLVSFAAGQLWKVEGSKLVVEGDGFSNSLTSYDDIKSGQLFNSDDLAPFRFQLDRFTATYERSGPQMRTPRTFNADVTYWEGADGPERKTRIKVNEPLEISGYKVYLLNHGYAPVVSVRDGEGEVAYKGPVPGLPIDGANLTESMVIKVPDYRNKAGKKDQIAFQGQFLPTWVRSQGMFSVFPALDNPTLVLTAYHGSLGINGGTPQSVYQLDKSRMKQFMESDGKTKYARALAVGDTMKLPNGQGSLKFEGIREWASFQVSHKPGNEGALIGAVAALVGLAASLFIQRRRVWVRAVTGEDGTTVVEMAGLGRSESAKLPEELADLAVRLQTDAPPASEADAPPASGTEPEHQPEPAPESTSEPESEPESEGEPESDPGPEADGTDPADPSEGAHA from the coding sequence ATGTCCACCACCGATACCGACACGGCGGCCGACAAGGCGGCCGGCGCCGGCGCCGAGGAGAGTGAACTCGGCGCGGCGGGCTCGCAGCTGTCCACGGCGCCCTCCGAGGAGATCGCCCTCCCCTCGCTGGGGCTGCTGGGCTGGGCGCGGTGGTTCTGGCGCCAGCTGACCTCGATGCGGGTCGCCCTGCTGCTGCTCTTCCTGCTCTCGCTCGGCGCGATCCCCGGTTCGCTGATCCCGCAGACCAGCATCGATGTGCTCAAGGTCCAGGCCTTCAAGGACAAGCACCCGACGCTGACGCCGATCTACGAGAAGCTCCAGCTGTTCCACGTCTACAGCTCGGTGTGGTTCTCGGCGATCTACCTCCTGCTGTTCATCTCGCTCATCGGCTGCATCGTGCCGCGCACCTGGCAGTTCATCGGCCAGCTGCGCGGCCGTCCACCGGGTGCCCCGCGCCGCCTCACCCGGCTTCCGGCGTACACCACCTGGCGTACCGACGCCGAGCCGGAGCAGGTGCTCCGGGCCGCCCGGCGGATCATGAAAGGGCGCCGCTTCCGCACCGAGAGCTCGGATGACGCGGTCGCCGCGGAGAAGGGCTATCTGCGCGAGGTGGGCAACCTCCTCTTCCACATCGCGCTGATCGTGCTGCTGGTGTCCTTCGCCGCGGGCCAGCTGTGGAAGGTCGAGGGCAGCAAGCTGGTCGTGGAGGGCGACGGCTTCAGCAACAGCTTGACGAGCTACGACGACATCAAGTCGGGCCAGCTGTTCAACAGCGACGATCTGGCCCCCTTCCGTTTCCAGCTGGACCGCTTCACCGCGACCTACGAGCGCAGCGGTCCGCAGATGCGCACCCCGCGCACCTTCAACGCGGACGTGACGTACTGGGAGGGCGCGGACGGCCCCGAGCGCAAGACCCGGATCAAGGTCAATGAGCCGCTCGAGATCTCCGGTTACAAGGTCTATCTGCTGAACCACGGCTACGCACCGGTGGTCAGCGTCAGGGACGGGGAGGGCGAGGTCGCCTACAAGGGGCCGGTGCCCGGTCTGCCGATCGACGGGGCCAACCTCACCGAAAGCATGGTGATCAAGGTCCCCGACTACCGCAACAAGGCAGGCAAAAAGGATCAAATCGCCTTCCAGGGGCAGTTCCTGCCCACCTGGGTACGCAGCCAGGGGATGTTCTCCGTCTTCCCGGCGCTGGACAACCCGACGCTGGTGCTCACCGCCTACCACGGCAGCCTCGGCATCAACGGGGGCACTCCGCAGAGCGTGTACCAGCTGGACAAGTCGCGGATGAAGCAGTTCATGGAGTCCGACGGCAAGACCAAGTACGCCCGCGCGCTCGCGGTCGGCGACACCATGAAGCTGCCGAACGGCCAAGGCTCGCTGAAGTTCGAGGGGATCAGGGAGTGGGCCAGCTTCCAGGTTTCGCACAAGCCCGGTAACGAGGGCGCCCTCATCGGCGCCGTCGCCGCCCTGGTGGGCCTGGCCGCCTCCCTGTTCATCCAGCGCCGCCGGGTGTGGGTGCGGGCGGTGACCGGCGAGGACGGCACCACCGTGGTCGAGATGGCCGGGCTCGGCCGCAGCGAGTCCGCAAAACTGCCGGAGGAACTCGCCGATCTGGCCGTCCGCCTCCAGACCGACGCACCCCCCGCGTCCGAAGCCGACGCACCCCCCGCGTCCGGAACGGAGCCGGAACACCAACCGGAACCCGCACCGGAATCGACGTCGGAACCCGAGTCCGAACCCGAGTCGGAAGGTGAACCGGAATCTGATCCGGGACCCGAGGCCGACGGCACGGATCCCGCAGATCCATCCGAAGGAGCGCACGCGTGA
- a CDS encoding cytochrome c biogenesis CcdA family protein translates to MSTLAAVAGYNETVMTGGLLVSLPIAIFAGLVSFFSPCVLPLVPGYMSYVTGITGADLAEARRGRMLAGASLFVLGFSAVFVSGGALFGNFGNDLQAHRETLSKVLGVVTIVLGLAFMGVLKGFGQREFRFHIKPTMGLAGAPVLGVLFGVGWTPCLGPTLSAASFLAIQEGTAGRGALLVAAYCLGLGLPFIAVALAYRRTLGAFGWVKRHYVWVMRAGGGLLITLGVLMLTGVWDTMMGEMQGWAAGFNVGI, encoded by the coding sequence GTGAGCACACTCGCCGCCGTCGCCGGATACAACGAGACCGTCATGACCGGGGGACTGCTGGTCTCCCTGCCGATCGCGATCTTCGCTGGACTGGTCTCCTTCTTCTCCCCCTGTGTGCTGCCGCTGGTACCGGGCTATATGTCGTACGTCACGGGGATCACCGGCGCCGATCTCGCCGAGGCGCGGCGCGGCCGGATGCTCGCGGGCGCCTCGCTGTTCGTGCTCGGGTTCAGCGCGGTCTTCGTCTCCGGTGGGGCCCTCTTCGGCAACTTCGGCAATGACCTCCAGGCGCACCGGGAGACCCTGAGCAAGGTCCTCGGGGTGGTCACCATCGTGCTGGGCCTGGCCTTCATGGGCGTGCTGAAGGGTTTCGGGCAGCGGGAGTTCCGCTTCCACATCAAGCCCACGATGGGGCTGGCGGGCGCACCGGTGCTGGGGGTCCTGTTCGGCGTCGGATGGACGCCGTGTCTGGGGCCGACGCTCAGCGCCGCCAGCTTCCTGGCGATCCAAGAGGGGACAGCGGGGCGCGGCGCGCTGCTGGTCGCCGCCTACTGTCTGGGTCTGGGGCTGCCGTTCATAGCGGTGGCCCTCGCCTACCGCCGCACGCTGGGCGCCTTCGGCTGGGTCAAGCGGCACTACGTCTGGGTGATGCGGGCCGGTGGCGGGCTGCTGATCACCCTGGGGGTGCTGATGCTCACCGGTGTCTGGGACACCATGATGGGCGAAATGCAAGGCTGGGCCGCGGGCTTCAACGTTGGGATCTGA